Proteins from a genomic interval of Dermacentor variabilis isolate Ectoservices chromosome 8, ASM5094787v1, whole genome shotgun sequence:
- the LOC142589961 gene encoding uncharacterized protein LOC142589961 — protein sequence MSPAESIIAKMACHTPSKVVGHVDVGMQCSLPLADKSVGCSLKPGRESRSVQTTEAVEQLSSSSASRPCISPSTAKRDNSRQECLHRCHLCDYEADELFLLEAHASVHTAKKPFECPSCSRRYSDKYKFKFHLRSHTGKKPHQCPSCSSSFLYKCYLIEHLRSHTGEKPYQCPACSQSFSRKWHMKVHMYTHTGEKPYQCPSCPQSFSVKRLLEAHLRTHTGEKPYKCPSCSQCFKHKYNFKIHMRTHTGEKPYQCPSCSRRFSYKSSLQNHMKREATSMPTLPSEILVAECPEYTQSRSYR from the exons ATGAGCCCAGCTGAAAGCATCATTGCCAAAATGGCATGCCACACCCCTTCAAAGGTCGTTGGTCATGTCGATGTTGGCATGCAGTGCAGCTTGCCTCTCGCTGACAAGTCTGTCGGCTGCTCGTTGAAACCAGGGAGGGAGTCTAGGAGCGTGCAGACTACGGAGGCTGTGGAACAGTTAAGCTCCAGCTCAG cGTCGAGGCCCTGTATTTCTCCATCCACTGCCAAACGTGACAACTCAAGGCAAGAATGCCTCCACCGATGTCACCTGTGTGACTATGAGGCTGATGAACTATTTCTTCTGGAAGCACACGCCAgcgtccatactgccaagaagccgtttgagtgcccttcatgctctcggaggtACTCGGACAAATACAAGTTCAAATTTCACCTGCGCAGCCACACAGGCAAGAAGCCACATCAATGCCCTTCATGTTCTTCGAGCTTCTTATACAAGTGTTATCTTATTGAACACCTGCGTTCCCACACtggtgagaagccatatcagtgccctgcatgctctcagagcttctcacgcaAGTGGCACATGAAAGTCCATATGtacacccacacaggtgagaagccatatcagtgcccttcatgccctcaaagCTTCTCGGTAAAGCGCCTGCTggaagcccacctgcgcacccacacaggcgagaagccatataagtgcccttcatgctctcagtgCTTCAAACACAAGTATAACTTCAAAATTCATATGCGCACCCACAcgggcgagaagccatatcagtgcccttcatgttcGCGGAGGTTTTCTTATAAGTCCAGCCTCCAAAACCACATGAAGCGGGAAGCCACTTCAATGCCCACTCTGCCTTCAGAGATTCTCGTTGCAGAATGCCCTGAATATACACAATCACGTTCATACAGATGA